The sequence CATGACCACGGGATCGCGCGGCCTGCACGTCGTGGTCGCGCTCGACCGCCGCGACGCCTTCGACGACGTACGGGCGTTCGCCCGCGCGGCCGCCGACGTCCTGGTCGCCCGCAGGCCCGACCGGTTCACCACCGAGGCCAGGAAGAAGGCGCGCGGGGACCGCCTCTACCTCGACGTCCAGCGCAACGCGTACGCCCAGACCGCCGTCACCCCCTACGCCGTACGCGCGCGCCCCGGCGCCCCCGTCGCCGCCCCACTGGCCTGGGAGGACATCGAGGACCCGGACCTCGACGCCCGCCGCTGGACCCTGCGCGGCGCCGACGCGCTCCTGGCACGCAACCCCTGGCGCCACCCGCCGCGGCCCCGCTCCCTCAGCCGGGCCCGCACCCTGCTCGACGCGCTGACCGCGTAGAGCCGACCCACGACGGAGGAACCCATGTCCGGAGCGACGAAGGTGAAACGGCTGCTGGACGAGCACGGGCAGACGTACGCCGAGGAAGCCGGCATCCGGCTGAAGGACACGCCCATGCCGCTGTACCAGCTGCTGACGCTGTGCGTGCTCTTCTCGGTCCGCATCAAGGCGGACATCGCGGTGGCCGCGGCCCGCGAACTCTTCCACGCCGGAATGAGTACACCCAGGGGCATGGCCGACGCCACCTGGCAGGACCGGGTCGACGCACTGGGCCGCGCCCACTACCGCCGCTACGACGAGAGCACGGCCACCGCGCTCGGCGAAGGCGCGCGGCTCGTGCTCGACCGGTACCACGGAGACCTGCGACGGCTGCGCGACGAGGCCGGCGG comes from Streptomyces sp. Mut1 and encodes:
- a CDS encoding endonuclease, whose amino-acid sequence is MSGATKVKRLLDEHGQTYAEEAGIRLKDTPMPLYQLLTLCVLFSVRIKADIAVAAARELFHAGMSTPRGMADATWQDRVDALGRAHYRRYDESTATALGEGARLVLDRYHGDLRRLRDEAGGDPEKLRGLLREFPRIGPVGADIFSREAQGVWPELRPAFDKRARGAAEGLGLPHSPEKLAALVGDDDLPRLAAALVRVELTT